A single Suricata suricatta isolate VVHF042 chromosome 2, meerkat_22Aug2017_6uvM2_HiC, whole genome shotgun sequence DNA region contains:
- the FAM71F1 gene encoding protein FAM71F1 isoform X2, whose translation MLSSVPQRKTRWKSKKMVKVTRSYPIFPFLNVWEEVRGLLPVDGEPNPGVGLGVEEGLLCQMVHSPEFNLFPDSVVFESNFVQVKKGRNWVDIYKASNTMAVGVTSSVPCLPLPNILLMASVKWHQGQSQTWNRPSKAPKIILKRILPLKFVELQVCDRLQRILQLRTVTEKIYYLRLHPDHPETVFHFWIRLVQILHKGLSITTKDPRILVSHCLVPKNSCSPSEDSNSVQKKPQASQPSESLLQLMAEGESEALAQIFADLHQPSQLSSRSSKKTQIKRDNSEKNTPSEDSIPCTPDLRWRDSFTYGEWERENPSCPQPLSLLSTLAASMGPQLAPLIGNSI comes from the exons ATGTTGTCATCAGTTCCACAGAGGAAGACTCGGTGGAAATCAAAGAAGATGGTAAAAGTCACGAGATCCTATCCAATCTTCCCCTTCTTGAATGTCTGGGAAGAAGTCAGGGGTCTGTTGCCTGTGGATGGGGAGCCAAACCCTGGCGTGGGCCTGGGTGTGGAGGAGGGACTGCTCTGCCAGATGGTTCATTCGCCAGAATTCAACCTCTTTCCTGACTCAGTGGTGTTTGAAAGCAACTTTGTCCAG GTCAAAAAGGGCAGGAACTGGGTAGACATCTACAAAGCCTCTAACACCATGGCCGTCGGGGTGACCTCTTCCGtgccctgcctgccccttcccaatATCCTCCTCATGGCTAGTGTCAAGTGGCACCAGggacagagccagacatggaacAGACCATCTAAAGCCCCAAAGATCATCCTGAAGAG GATTCTCCCATTGAAGTTTGTGGAACTTCAAGTCTGTGACCGGCTTCAACGCATCCTGCAGCTGCGGACAGTCACTGAGAAGATCTACTACCTAAGGCTCCACCCTGACCATCCAGAGACTGTCTTCCATTTCTGGATCCGACTGGTTCAAATCCTGCATAAGGGCCTGTCCATCACCACCAAAGACCCTAGGATTCTCGTCAGTCACTGTCTGGTACCCAAGAACAGCTGCAGCCCCTCCGAAGACTCTAAC tCAGTACAGAAGAAACCCCAAGCCTCCCAGCCCAGCGAGAGTCTCTTGCAGCTGATGGCCGAGGGGGAGAGTGAGGCGCTCGCTCAGATTTTTGCTGACTTGCACCAGCCCAGCCAGTTAAG TTCCAGGAGCAGCAAAAAGACACAGATCAAAAGGGACAACTCAG AGAAAAACACTCCCAGTGAAGACAGCATCCCTTGTACCCCCGACCTCCGTTGGAGGGATTCGTTCACTTatggagagtgggaaagagagaacccctcATGTCCGCAGCCCCTTTCGCTCCTCAGCACTCTGGCAGCCTCCATGGGACCACAGCTGGCCCCACTCATAG GAAACTCTATTTGA
- the FAM71F1 gene encoding protein FAM71F1 isoform X3, translated as MLSSVPQRKTRWKSKKMVKVTRSYPIFPFLNVWEEVRGLLPVDGEPNPGVGLGVEEGLLCQMVHSPEFNLFPDSVVFESNFVQVKKGRNWVDIYKASNTMAVGVTSSVPCLPLPNILLMASVKWHQGQSQTWNRPSKAPKIILKRILPLKFVELQVCDRLQRILQLRTVTEKIYYLRLHPDHPETVFHFWIRLVQILHKGLSITTKDPRILVSHCLVPKNSCSPSEDSNSVQKKPQASQPSESLLQLMAEGESEALAQIFADLHQPSQLRSSKKTQIKRDNSEKNTPSEDSIPCTPDLRWRDSFTYGEWERENPSCPQPLSLLSTLAASMGPQLAPLIGNSI; from the exons ATGTTGTCATCAGTTCCACAGAGGAAGACTCGGTGGAAATCAAAGAAGATGGTAAAAGTCACGAGATCCTATCCAATCTTCCCCTTCTTGAATGTCTGGGAAGAAGTCAGGGGTCTGTTGCCTGTGGATGGGGAGCCAAACCCTGGCGTGGGCCTGGGTGTGGAGGAGGGACTGCTCTGCCAGATGGTTCATTCGCCAGAATTCAACCTCTTTCCTGACTCAGTGGTGTTTGAAAGCAACTTTGTCCAG GTCAAAAAGGGCAGGAACTGGGTAGACATCTACAAAGCCTCTAACACCATGGCCGTCGGGGTGACCTCTTCCGtgccctgcctgccccttcccaatATCCTCCTCATGGCTAGTGTCAAGTGGCACCAGggacagagccagacatggaacAGACCATCTAAAGCCCCAAAGATCATCCTGAAGAG GATTCTCCCATTGAAGTTTGTGGAACTTCAAGTCTGTGACCGGCTTCAACGCATCCTGCAGCTGCGGACAGTCACTGAGAAGATCTACTACCTAAGGCTCCACCCTGACCATCCAGAGACTGTCTTCCATTTCTGGATCCGACTGGTTCAAATCCTGCATAAGGGCCTGTCCATCACCACCAAAGACCCTAGGATTCTCGTCAGTCACTGTCTGGTACCCAAGAACAGCTGCAGCCCCTCCGAAGACTCTAAC tCAGTACAGAAGAAACCCCAAGCCTCCCAGCCCAGCGAGAGTCTCTTGCAGCTGATGGCCGAGGGGGAGAGTGAGGCGCTCGCTCAGATTTTTGCTGACTTGCACCAGCCCAGCCAGTTAAG GAGCAGCAAAAAGACACAGATCAAAAGGGACAACTCAG AGAAAAACACTCCCAGTGAAGACAGCATCCCTTGTACCCCCGACCTCCGTTGGAGGGATTCGTTCACTTatggagagtgggaaagagagaacccctcATGTCCGCAGCCCCTTTCGCTCCTCAGCACTCTGGCAGCCTCCATGGGACCACAGCTGGCCCCACTCATAG GAAACTCTATTTGA
- the FAM71F1 gene encoding protein FAM71F1 isoform X1 produces the protein MLSSVPQRKTRWKSKKMVKVTRSYPIFPFLNVWEEVRGLLPVDGEPNPGVGLGVEEGLLCQMVHSPEFNLFPDSVVFESNFVQVKKGRNWVDIYKASNTMAVGVTSSVPCLPLPNILLMASVKWHQGQSQTWNRPSKAPKIILKRILPLKFVELQVCDRLQRILQLRTVTEKIYYLRLHPDHPETVFHFWIRLVQILHKGLSITTKDPRILVSHCLVPKNSCSPSEDSNSVQKKPQASQPSESLLQLMAEGESEALAQIFADLHQPSQLRSSRSSKKTQIKRDNSEKNTPSEDSIPCTPDLRWRDSFTYGEWERENPSCPQPLSLLSTLAASMGPQLAPLIGNSI, from the exons ATGTTGTCATCAGTTCCACAGAGGAAGACTCGGTGGAAATCAAAGAAGATGGTAAAAGTCACGAGATCCTATCCAATCTTCCCCTTCTTGAATGTCTGGGAAGAAGTCAGGGGTCTGTTGCCTGTGGATGGGGAGCCAAACCCTGGCGTGGGCCTGGGTGTGGAGGAGGGACTGCTCTGCCAGATGGTTCATTCGCCAGAATTCAACCTCTTTCCTGACTCAGTGGTGTTTGAAAGCAACTTTGTCCAG GTCAAAAAGGGCAGGAACTGGGTAGACATCTACAAAGCCTCTAACACCATGGCCGTCGGGGTGACCTCTTCCGtgccctgcctgccccttcccaatATCCTCCTCATGGCTAGTGTCAAGTGGCACCAGggacagagccagacatggaacAGACCATCTAAAGCCCCAAAGATCATCCTGAAGAG GATTCTCCCATTGAAGTTTGTGGAACTTCAAGTCTGTGACCGGCTTCAACGCATCCTGCAGCTGCGGACAGTCACTGAGAAGATCTACTACCTAAGGCTCCACCCTGACCATCCAGAGACTGTCTTCCATTTCTGGATCCGACTGGTTCAAATCCTGCATAAGGGCCTGTCCATCACCACCAAAGACCCTAGGATTCTCGTCAGTCACTGTCTGGTACCCAAGAACAGCTGCAGCCCCTCCGAAGACTCTAAC tCAGTACAGAAGAAACCCCAAGCCTCCCAGCCCAGCGAGAGTCTCTTGCAGCTGATGGCCGAGGGGGAGAGTGAGGCGCTCGCTCAGATTTTTGCTGACTTGCACCAGCCCAGCCAGTTAAG GAGTTCCAGGAGCAGCAAAAAGACACAGATCAAAAGGGACAACTCAG AGAAAAACACTCCCAGTGAAGACAGCATCCCTTGTACCCCCGACCTCCGTTGGAGGGATTCGTTCACTTatggagagtgggaaagagagaacccctcATGTCCGCAGCCCCTTTCGCTCCTCAGCACTCTGGCAGCCTCCATGGGACCACAGCTGGCCCCACTCATAG GAAACTCTATTTGA